One genomic segment of Paenibacillus sp. FSL H8-0332 includes these proteins:
- a CDS encoding extracellular solute-binding protein, translating into MVMKHKPKKMGLLLAAGLMLTSLAAGCSSSNNATGSNKPANAEATKAPATETAAPALNADEPGWKSDTSPITFDWYLNFAWFANKWGVDPTSQYITKKTGVNLNFIVPAGNENEKLNTLIASGKLPDFITLGYWEDAIKKMVEGELVLPLNKLAEEYDPYFFKVSDKDKLGWYTQPDGNVYGYPNSSSSPADYEKYGDTYVSNQTFAVRKDIYEAIGSPDMRTPEGFLGALKAAQEKFPEVNGQPLIPLGLHEFTENGNDSLEGYIQNFLNIPWEKDGKVYDRETDPEYVRWMKTLRQANQDGLLAKDIFIDKRAQMEEKIVQGRYFAMLYQRTDFASQLGTIFQKNPDQVYIAVDGPANTKMDQPALNGPGISGWTVTLISKDVKDKARAIKFLSYLNSEEGNKDLYLGEKGVSYDTIDGKDQFLPEALKLMNSDRSAFDKQFGSSFTFWMMQNTNITDQWKPESVEPFKQLEDWTKGKSINTSEFQLIDPTGNSPEGIVATKLKQLRGKTMPKLLMADSDAEFDKIWTEYIAKKDKEGQATFDAYRQTKYEENKKKLGM; encoded by the coding sequence ATGGTCATGAAACATAAGCCAAAGAAAATGGGTCTGCTGCTCGCAGCAGGACTAATGCTGACCTCCCTGGCGGCAGGCTGCTCCAGCAGCAATAACGCAACGGGGAGCAATAAACCGGCGAATGCGGAGGCTACCAAAGCACCGGCCACAGAAACAGCAGCACCTGCACTGAACGCTGATGAGCCGGGCTGGAAAAGCGATACTTCACCGATTACCTTCGACTGGTATCTGAACTTTGCCTGGTTCGCCAACAAGTGGGGCGTTGACCCGACTTCGCAATATATTACCAAGAAGACCGGCGTTAACCTTAACTTCATCGTTCCTGCCGGCAATGAGAATGAAAAGCTGAATACGCTGATTGCTTCCGGCAAGCTGCCTGACTTCATCACACTCGGCTACTGGGAAGATGCGATCAAAAAAATGGTGGAAGGCGAGCTGGTGCTTCCGCTGAACAAGCTTGCTGAGGAATATGACCCGTACTTCTTCAAGGTCTCGGATAAAGATAAGCTGGGCTGGTACACACAGCCGGACGGCAACGTCTACGGCTATCCTAACTCTTCCTCTTCTCCTGCCGACTACGAAAAATATGGCGATACTTATGTTTCGAACCAGACCTTCGCGGTCCGCAAGGATATCTATGAAGCGATCGGCAGCCCGGATATGCGCACACCTGAAGGCTTCCTCGGCGCCCTGAAGGCAGCCCAGGAGAAATTCCCTGAAGTGAACGGACAGCCGCTGATTCCGCTTGGTCTGCATGAGTTCACTGAGAATGGAAATGATTCCCTTGAAGGCTACATTCAGAACTTCCTGAACATTCCTTGGGAAAAAGACGGCAAGGTCTACGACCGCGAGACGGACCCTGAGTATGTCCGCTGGATGAAAACTCTCCGCCAGGCGAACCAGGACGGACTGCTTGCGAAGGATATCTTCATTGACAAGCGTGCTCAAATGGAAGAAAAGATCGTACAGGGCCGCTACTTCGCCATGCTCTATCAACGTACAGACTTTGCTTCCCAGCTCGGCACTATTTTCCAGAAGAACCCTGATCAGGTCTACATTGCAGTAGACGGTCCGGCCAACACCAAGATGGATCAGCCTGCACTGAACGGCCCTGGGATCTCCGGCTGGACAGTAACCCTGATCTCGAAGGATGTTAAGGATAAGGCGCGTGCGATCAAATTCCTCAGCTATCTGAACAGTGAGGAAGGCAATAAGGATCTTTATCTGGGCGAAAAAGGGGTCAGCTATGATACAATTGACGGCAAGGACCAGTTCCTGCCTGAAGCGTTGAAGCTCATGAACTCAGACCGTTCAGCCTTCGATAAGCAATTCGGCTCCTCCTTCACTTTCTGGATGATGCAGAATACGAATATCACCGACCAGTGGAAACCGGAATCCGTTGAGCCGTTCAAGCAACTGGAAGACTGGACCAAAGGCAAATCGATTAATACTTCGGAGTTCCAGTTAATCGATCCTACGGGTAACTCACCGGAAGGCATTGTTGCCACCAAGCTGAAACAGCTCCGCGGCAAAACGATGCCGAAGCTGCTGATGGCTGATTCCGATGCAGAATTCGACAAGATCTGGACGGAATATATTGCGAAGAAGGATAAGGAAGGTCAAGCAACCTTCGATGCCTACCGCCAGACGAAATATGAAGAGAACAAGAAAAAACTCGGAATGTAA
- a CDS encoding histidine kinase, whose protein sequence is MRERTGALWHSFHYWWGRRSLQSRLIAAYIFIILGPSLLVSFYSYKEINNTYMRDSIEKNSYLLQMERMHVLNQIEAMERALQMAYNDKSVRDYLISEDDPTLGELIDFNTTTFLNFSQIQFNNPNIEHLYLFSASPNVYELWPVIFRESRVSMEPWFQQAMRLEGRRNLWSFQNTDIDLMQRFSGGAGEGQPKVSVLREISIPAGNHIGMVQVDMLLSKFTPKTYTSVQDNESQMVIVDDALNLFTRTDNSFLTTDSGLSAAIKERLSVYRKTGEWEMDYKENGNSYLLIQAPVEQIDASLVTVVSMKGLMKDISRTRNLIIGVNIGFIFLVTAITYVLNAFILKNLRRLTETMKKVRRGEPYGSIKVSGGGEVGELAHHFSKLMNTINTLVAQAVYKQALSKEAELRTLHNQIDAHFLYNTLENIKMLAEIENQRTISDALTRLGGMMRYNFKWTGEYVKLRDELRHIENYIEVMNIRFEHTIQLELHIDSAYLEVEVLKMSLQPIVENSVKHAWNADGVELTDRIVKIELSEAEGDIFIVLRDNGLGLTQERLVELHEAIYAKEEPGADASGISSGGYKAGGVGLRNVHQRLQLFYGEAYGLEVQSEAGKWTAVYMSLPKVLLTGDNQR, encoded by the coding sequence ATGAGAGAGAGAACAGGAGCATTATGGCACTCCTTCCACTACTGGTGGGGGCGGAGGTCACTGCAGAGCCGGCTGATTGCGGCCTATATCTTCATTATTCTGGGACCCAGCCTGCTGGTGTCCTTCTATTCGTATAAGGAAATCAACAACACCTATATGCGGGATTCAATCGAGAAGAACAGCTATCTGCTGCAAATGGAGAGAATGCATGTACTTAACCAGATTGAGGCAATGGAACGGGCCCTTCAGATGGCGTATAACGATAAAAGCGTGCGGGATTACCTGATCAGTGAGGACGATCCGACCCTGGGCGAGTTGATCGACTTCAATACGACTACTTTTTTGAATTTCAGCCAGATTCAGTTCAATAACCCCAACATCGAGCATCTGTATCTGTTCTCTGCCAGTCCGAATGTGTATGAGCTGTGGCCGGTTATTTTCCGTGAATCCCGGGTCTCCATGGAGCCCTGGTTCCAGCAGGCCATGAGACTGGAAGGAAGGCGGAATCTCTGGTCCTTTCAGAATACGGACATCGATCTGATGCAGCGTTTCTCGGGAGGAGCCGGGGAAGGTCAGCCGAAGGTATCTGTGCTGCGGGAGATCAGTATTCCGGCAGGGAATCATATCGGGATGGTTCAGGTAGATATGCTGCTGAGCAAGTTCACGCCCAAGACTTATACCTCTGTGCAGGATAACGAATCCCAGATGGTCATTGTAGATGATGCGCTGAATCTGTTCACGCGTACAGATAACTCCTTCCTGACCACTGATTCCGGGCTGAGCGCAGCGATCAAGGAGCGGCTGTCCGTCTACCGCAAGACCGGGGAATGGGAGATGGATTACAAGGAGAACGGGAATTCGTACCTGTTGATTCAAGCGCCGGTGGAGCAAATTGATGCCTCCCTGGTCACTGTTGTCTCGATGAAAGGCCTGATGAAGGATATTTCGCGGACCCGTAATTTGATTATCGGGGTGAATATCGGCTTTATTTTCCTGGTTACGGCGATTACCTATGTGCTGAATGCATTCATTCTCAAGAATCTCCGCCGCCTGACAGAGACGATGAAAAAGGTGCGCCGGGGCGAGCCGTATGGCAGTATTAAGGTTAGCGGGGGCGGAGAGGTCGGAGAGCTGGCGCATCATTTCTCCAAGCTCATGAATACGATCAATACGCTGGTTGCCCAGGCGGTCTATAAGCAGGCGCTGTCCAAGGAGGCAGAGCTGCGGACTCTGCATAATCAGATTGATGCCCATTTCCTCTACAATACGCTGGAGAATATCAAGATGCTGGCCGAAATTGAGAACCAGCGGACCATCTCGGATGCACTGACCCGCCTGGGCGGGATGATGCGTTATAATTTCAAGTGGACCGGGGAATATGTGAAGCTGAGAGACGAGCTCCGCCATATCGAGAATTATATAGAGGTCATGAATATCAGGTTCGAACACACCATTCAATTGGAGCTTCATATTGACAGCGCTTATCTGGAAGTGGAGGTGCTTAAGATGTCCTTGCAGCCGATTGTGGAGAACAGCGTGAAGCATGCCTGGAATGCAGACGGTGTAGAGTTAACGGACCGGATTGTGAAGATCGAGCTTTCAGAGGCGGAGGGGGATATCTTCATTGTCCTGCGCGATAACGGGCTGGGGCTGACGCAGGAGCGGCTGGTGGAGCTGCATGAGGCGATCTATGCGAAGGAAGAGCCTGGAGCGGATGCTTCCGGGATCAGCAGCGGAGGCTATAAGGCGGGAGGCGTCGGGCTGCGCAATGTGCATCAGCGCCTGCAGCTCTTTTACGGGGAAGCCTATGGGCTGGAAGTGCAGAGCGAAGCAGGGAAGTGGACAGCGGTGTACATGTCTCTGCCCAAAGTTCTATTGACGGGGGATAATCAGCGATGA
- a CDS encoding response regulator — MTNLMIVDDERMIRQGLKVMIEREYPSVYNISMAGNGAEALEQYKQERQDVIITDIRMPIMDGITLLARLSAEAGAGGAPAVIILSGHDDFEYAKSAIRYRVKDYLLKPIRREELFEILERIASEGAERESSSHKQLQEAEGYRRELRAARLRSLLMQQEGEVSAAQEEELAGLALPFTVGVLNYHHSDGTRMKPGEVQGLLEQLGGPLEHKFTEILTDGDGKLVLVGEGESFLELAKKAESKELTRLLLGISRESHSAEQFRTCYLEACRALQYTFLSPQASFVDYTDIQAGRLSFPLPEEELRKLLNMLGTGREKEIKALLGVIFQTEHLLRLDLSYLENVGRSMNERVLDEVFRTHGEASVEVLKLYRLVGNLHNFRHFHDYYRALEHLLLSVNDYIIGIKSAHTEHADMEEALAYIEANYARPLNMAMVSNYVSLNYSYFSEAFKAYTGESFVLYLKKVRIRHAKELLADNRVKLASVSESVGFENSKQFARVFKELEGISPGEYRAKLLMGRYPGQAEDKES; from the coding sequence ATGACAAATCTGATGATTGTGGATGATGAGAGAATGATCCGTCAAGGTCTGAAGGTGATGATCGAACGGGAATATCCGTCGGTCTACAATATATCGATGGCGGGAAACGGTGCAGAGGCACTGGAGCAGTACAAGCAGGAGCGGCAGGATGTGATTATCACCGATATCCGGATGCCGATTATGGACGGGATTACGCTGCTGGCGCGGCTGTCTGCGGAAGCAGGGGCGGGCGGAGCTCCGGCTGTGATTATTCTCAGCGGCCATGATGATTTCGAATATGCCAAAAGCGCAATCCGCTACCGCGTCAAGGATTATCTGCTGAAGCCGATCCGCCGCGAGGAGCTGTTCGAGATTCTCGAGCGGATTGCCAGTGAAGGGGCGGAGCGGGAATCGAGCAGCCATAAGCAGTTGCAGGAAGCAGAGGGCTACCGCCGCGAGCTGCGGGCGGCCCGTCTGCGCAGCCTCCTGATGCAGCAGGAGGGCGAGGTATCGGCGGCTCAGGAGGAGGAGCTTGCGGGGCTTGCGCTGCCTTTTACAGTAGGGGTGCTGAACTATCATCACAGTGACGGTACACGGATGAAGCCTGGAGAGGTGCAGGGGCTGCTGGAGCAGCTGGGCGGACCGCTGGAGCACAAATTCACGGAGATTCTGACGGACGGGGACGGGAAGCTGGTGCTTGTCGGAGAGGGGGAGAGCTTCCTGGAGCTGGCAAAGAAGGCCGAATCCAAGGAGCTTACGCGGCTGCTGCTCGGAATCAGCAGAGAGAGTCACAGTGCGGAGCAGTTCCGCACCTGTTATCTGGAGGCTTGCCGGGCGCTGCAATATACCTTTCTATCGCCGCAGGCCAGCTTCGTGGACTATACGGATATTCAGGCTGGACGGCTGAGCTTCCCGCTCCCGGAGGAGGAGCTGCGGAAGCTGCTTAATATGCTGGGAACCGGGCGGGAGAAGGAGATCAAGGCGCTGCTTGGCGTTATTTTTCAGACGGAGCATCTGCTCAGGCTGGATCTGAGTTACCTGGAGAATGTAGGGCGGAGTATGAATGAACGTGTACTGGATGAGGTGTTCCGTACGCATGGCGAAGCTTCGGTGGAGGTGCTGAAGCTCTACCGCCTAGTAGGCAACCTGCATAATTTCCGCCATTTCCACGACTATTACCGTGCGCTTGAGCATCTGCTCCTGAGCGTTAACGATTATATTATAGGCATCAAATCCGCTCATACGGAGCATGCCGATATGGAGGAAGCGCTGGCGTATATCGAAGCGAATTATGCCCGTCCGCTGAACATGGCGATGGTCAGTAATTATGTGTCCCTCAACTATTCTTATTTCAGCGAGGCGTTCAAGGCCTATACCGGGGAGAGCTTCGTGCTGTATCTCAAAAAAGTCCGCATCCGCCACGCCAAAGAGCTGCTGGCCGATAACCGGGTCAAGCTGGCCTCCGTCTCCGAATCCGTCGGCTTCGAGAACAGCAAGCAGTTCGCGCGGGTATTCAAGGAACTGGAGGGCATCTCCCCCGGGGAATACCGGGCGAAGCTGCTGATGGGGCGTTATCCCGGCCAGGCTGAGGATAAGGAGTCTTAG
- a CDS encoding AAC(3) family N-acetyltransferase, which yields MEEVQGTLITVDMLAADFRQLGVQEGMTLLLHSSFKSLGQWVAGGPVAVILALEQVLGEEGTLVMPTQSADLTDPSGWSRPPVPEAWWPEIREHMPAYDPDLTPLRGMGIIPDCFRKQRGVRRSSHPIDSFAAWGMHRDVIIDGHGLEYAFGERSPLARIYELGGSVLLLGVDHGNNTSLHLAEHRADYAGKQEVIAGAPMLVDGARQWVEFSDYNWNSDDFAQLGADFDKETGRIAKGFIAASAAQLVPQREIVDYGVKWLERSRR from the coding sequence TTGGAGGAAGTACAAGGAACACTGATTACGGTGGATATGCTGGCCGCAGACTTCCGGCAGTTGGGCGTTCAGGAAGGCATGACACTGCTCCTGCATTCCTCCTTCAAATCACTCGGGCAATGGGTGGCAGGCGGACCGGTTGCCGTGATCCTGGCGCTGGAGCAGGTGCTGGGCGAGGAAGGGACGCTGGTGATGCCGACGCAATCCGCGGATCTGACCGATCCGTCAGGCTGGAGCAGACCGCCGGTGCCGGAGGCCTGGTGGCCGGAGATCCGGGAGCATATGCCGGCGTACGACCCGGACCTGACACCTCTTCGCGGCATGGGGATTATCCCGGACTGCTTCCGCAAGCAGCGGGGCGTGCGGCGCAGCAGCCATCCGATTGATTCTTTTGCCGCCTGGGGGATGCACCGGGATGTCATTATTGACGGCCATGGCCTGGAATATGCCTTCGGAGAGCGGTCGCCTCTGGCCCGGATCTATGAGCTGGGAGGAAGCGTGCTGCTGCTTGGCGTAGACCATGGGAACAACACCTCGCTGCATCTGGCAGAGCACCGTGCGGATTATGCCGGGAAGCAGGAAGTGATCGCAGGCGCTCCGATGCTGGTGGACGGTGCCCGGCAATGGGTGGAGTTCAGTGATTACAACTGGAATTCGGATGATTTCGCTCAGCTTGGCGCGGACTTTGATAAGGAGACCGGGCGGATTGCCAAGGGCTTCATTGCAGCGTCGGCGGCGCAGCTGGTCCCGCAGCGGGAGATTGTCGATTATGGGGTGAAGTGGCTGGAGCGCAGCCGCAGGTAA
- a CDS encoding histidine phosphatase family protein: MTTTVYITRHGQTEWNVQKRMQGHQDSPLTPLGVQQAEWLSKSLLDVHLDAVYASSSPRALRTAEIIRGGREIPLTAYDEFKEINLGVWEGREAGELEEQYPEQHQLFWSDPALFSIQGGETFAAVQERALGKLRELIDLHEGGTILIATHTVVVKVLMAYFEDRAMEKLWDLPYIHPTCLCRIDIIGGVPEIVLHGDTSHYVTAQGGLES; the protein is encoded by the coding sequence ATGACTACTACGGTGTATATTACAAGACACGGACAGACGGAATGGAATGTGCAGAAGCGGATGCAGGGCCATCAGGATTCGCCGCTTACGCCGCTGGGCGTCCAGCAGGCGGAGTGGCTGAGCAAGAGCCTGCTGGACGTCCATCTGGACGCGGTCTATGCCAGCTCCAGCCCCCGGGCGCTGCGGACGGCTGAGATTATCAGGGGCGGGCGGGAGATCCCGCTAACCGCCTATGATGAATTCAAAGAGATTAACCTCGGCGTCTGGGAAGGCCGGGAGGCTGGTGAACTGGAAGAACAGTACCCGGAGCAGCACCAGTTGTTCTGGAGCGACCCGGCGCTGTTCAGCATCCAGGGCGGCGAGACCTTCGCCGCCGTGCAGGAGCGTGCGCTCGGCAAGCTGCGTGAGCTCATAGACCTGCACGAAGGCGGCACGATACTCATTGCCACCCATACGGTAGTAGTGAAGGTGCTGATGGCTTATTTTGAAGACCGGGCCATGGAGAAGCTGTGGGATCTGCCCTACATCCACCCTACCTGCCTATGCAGAATTGATATTATTGGCGGCGTGCCGGAGATTGTGCTGCACGGAGATACCAGTCATTACGTAACCGCTCAGGGCGGCCTGGAGTCCTGA
- a CDS encoding IS3 family transposase, with the protein MADEAIKRGYSATLVLRIVEVQPSTYYAHKKRFLGLWSAPDAVVTSGRPIPAYSLTTGGLRVSDLQIEEWLSELVEGEENGYGYRNLAYALSVQQGLILNHKKAYRLCKKLGLLQKKPVRNLKYPRRLARNRVVTGPNQLWQIDIKYGYIHGYDRFFFIFDMIDVFDRCIVGYHVGASCTAKQVCATLREALGRRLQPGDPSPVIRSDNGPQFLSDVFGELCAETQRPLEHERIPPKTPNMNAYIESFHSILERDLYTKRYFETFEEAYEAVAVYINFYNERRFHGSLQRMSPKQYHAAWKAGKLKPIEIKL; encoded by the coding sequence CTGGCCGACGAAGCGATAAAGCGGGGTTATTCGGCTACACTGGTTCTACGTATCGTGGAGGTTCAACCTTCCACCTATTATGCGCATAAAAAACGTTTCCTGGGGCTTTGGAGTGCCCCGGATGCGGTCGTGACTTCGGGTCGTCCGATCCCCGCCTATTCCCTCACTACCGGCGGTCTGCGGGTCAGTGACCTACAGATCGAGGAGTGGCTGAGTGAGCTGGTAGAGGGCGAGGAGAACGGCTATGGCTACCGGAACCTGGCGTATGCCCTATCGGTCCAGCAGGGCTTAATCCTCAACCACAAGAAGGCGTACCGGCTGTGCAAGAAGCTCGGATTGCTTCAGAAAAAGCCGGTGAGGAACCTAAAATACCCTCGACGTTTAGCGCGAAATCGAGTGGTCACCGGCCCCAACCAACTCTGGCAGATTGACATTAAATATGGATACATTCATGGCTACGACCGCTTCTTTTTTATCTTTGATATGATTGATGTGTTTGACCGCTGTATCGTCGGCTACCACGTGGGCGCGAGCTGTACAGCGAAGCAAGTCTGTGCCACGTTAAGGGAGGCGCTGGGCCGACGTTTACAGCCTGGAGATCCCTCACCGGTGATCCGTTCCGATAACGGCCCGCAATTCCTAAGCGACGTCTTTGGCGAGCTGTGTGCGGAAACGCAGCGTCCTCTGGAGCATGAGCGGATTCCTCCAAAAACGCCGAATATGAACGCCTACATTGAGTCGTTTCACAGTATTTTGGAGAGAGATTTGTACACGAAAAGGTACTTTGAAACGTTTGAAGAAGCCTATGAAGCGGTCGCAGTTTATATTAATTTTTACAACGAGCGCCGTTTTCATGGCAGTTTGCAGCGCATGAGCCCCAAGCAATACCACGCCGCATGGAAAGCAGGCAAGCTAAAACCGATAGAAATAAAGCTGTAA
- a CDS encoding helix-turn-helix domain-containing protein — MRSNKLYDEQRIKVAQEAINGTKVSFLARKYSVSPSTIANWVKFYKERFGEEATPSVQERIEDAERVQDLETKMETAIKLLGEKDLEIELLRELLKKANPAYKTNSNWPTKR; from the coding sequence ATGAGAAGCAACAAGTTGTATGACGAACAGCGGATCAAAGTAGCCCAAGAAGCGATCAATGGAACCAAGGTTTCCTTCCTGGCCCGAAAGTATTCCGTCTCTCCCAGCACCATTGCCAATTGGGTGAAGTTCTACAAAGAACGATTTGGAGAAGAGGCCACTCCGTCCGTCCAAGAACGGATTGAAGATGCGGAGCGTGTCCAAGATCTGGAGACGAAGATGGAGACGGCCATTAAGTTATTGGGTGAAAAGGATCTGGAAATCGAACTGCTGCGTGAACTCTTAAAAAAAGCCAACCCCGCTTACAAGACAAACTCGAACTGGCCGACGAAGCGATAA
- a CDS encoding MFS transporter, which translates to MQKRSYYGLLSTVSLSAFGDAFGLLAMEWLVYDLTGSKVAMGALALSSMIPEQVLRLLGSPLSDRLPRVRFMACLAVLRLLALLLPLGMGLAGHLQLWQLFAAASLSGACSALFLPTAMAVIPEITGTGKLMRAFAIIDGCKGAAVLLGPALAGILTAASGALPALGVNAVCYMAAIAMLLWLPRMGKPAGPPAAAVSVSGYLREVAEGFSFYRRFPAMLTIMMMAAVSNLSSTAIWTMMVPYVREVLHRDAAAVGTLSTASALGYLAGLGVISLMGEIKQRRAVMLGSLGLSGIVTMLWGFIPSYAFALFAVFAAGLMGPFFSSLSSSLHGRLVPGQLQGRVNSVRFLIGGSLSPIGALAAGTVAELYGVPVLLLAAGLLPVLYAGVAMRLPGLKALDGDLSVLEQRDRQRQEAALAGDISM; encoded by the coding sequence TTGCAGAAACGGAGCTATTACGGATTGTTATCCACGGTTTCACTCAGCGCCTTCGGCGATGCCTTTGGGCTGCTGGCCATGGAGTGGCTGGTCTATGACCTGACTGGCTCCAAGGTAGCGATGGGGGCGCTTGCGCTCAGCTCCATGATTCCCGAGCAAGTGCTGCGCCTGCTCGGCTCGCCGCTATCCGACCGGCTGCCCCGCGTGCGGTTCATGGCCTGCCTCGCCGTGCTGCGGCTGCTGGCGCTCCTGCTTCCGCTCGGCATGGGCCTCGCCGGCCATCTCCAGCTCTGGCAGCTGTTCGCTGCCGCCAGCCTGAGCGGCGCCTGCTCGGCGCTGTTCCTGCCGACGGCCATGGCTGTCATCCCCGAAATCACCGGGACCGGCAAGCTGATGCGCGCCTTCGCAATCATTGACGGCTGCAAGGGCGCTGCCGTGCTGCTCGGACCGGCGCTTGCCGGCATCCTGACCGCGGCCAGCGGCGCCTTGCCGGCACTCGGGGTCAACGCCGTCTGCTATATGGCAGCCATTGCTATGCTGCTGTGGCTGCCCCGGATGGGCAAGCCCGCCGGGCCGCCTGCAGCTGCCGTCTCCGTGTCCGGCTATCTGCGGGAGGTGGCCGAAGGCTTCTCATTCTACCGGCGGTTCCCCGCCATGCTGACGATCATGATGATGGCTGCCGTCAGCAATCTTAGCTCCACCGCCATATGGACGATGATGGTCCCTTATGTCCGCGAAGTGCTGCACCGCGATGCGGCGGCTGTAGGCACGCTATCTACAGCTTCTGCGCTTGGTTACCTCGCCGGACTCGGAGTCATCTCCTTGATGGGCGAGATTAAGCAGCGGCGCGCTGTCATGCTGGGCAGCCTGGGCTTGTCGGGCATCGTCACCATGCTGTGGGGCTTCATCCCCAGCTATGCCTTCGCCTTGTTCGCCGTATTCGCCGCCGGACTGATGGGGCCCTTCTTCAGTTCCTTAAGCTCCTCTCTGCACGGGCGGCTCGTGCCCGGTCAGCTTCAGGGCCGGGTCAACTCGGTCCGCTTCCTGATTGGCGGGAGCCTGTCGCCGATTGGCGCCTTGGCAGCCGGTACGGTCGCCGAGCTGTATGGGGTTCCTGTGCTTTTGCTTGCCGCAGGCCTTCTTCCGGTGCTATACGCCGGAGTGGCCATGCGCCTGCCCGGCCTGAAAGCGCTGGACGGCGACCTGTCTGTGCTGGAGCAGCGGGACCGCCAGCGCCAGGAGGCTGCGCTGGCGGGCGATATCTCTATGTAG
- a CDS encoding winged helix-turn-helix domain-containing protein: MDYKVTVDFAPVYECITSLNAFIGKQNHTAMDAGTSWVRQVQTQFAPVMLQRMKEVLKLTDNFSLSPYIWSCPGERTAEEFLHWFEELSPGDLYDIAGRFGQSVPANLAGLRDAAAEVIRVWNDSYFSGIDPAIMEGLRQEASARAAMLDGTNDMAVYEAATEGMRLYPPKTLKQVIITPQYHARPLVISSQYDEFVFTSYSCDALPAEEGRPAAALLRLTRALSDETRLFILRQLTGSQMSFTEIVKAVQLSKSTIHYHLIALRAAGLVIVHTSGKSVSYSLRLEALDDLPGHIEDYLKG, translated from the coding sequence ATGGATTATAAAGTAACTGTAGACTTCGCGCCTGTCTATGAATGCATTACCAGCCTGAACGCTTTTATCGGCAAGCAAAATCATACGGCTATGGATGCCGGGACCTCCTGGGTCCGCCAGGTCCAGACGCAGTTCGCCCCTGTCATGCTCCAACGTATGAAGGAGGTGCTGAAGCTCACGGATAATTTCAGTCTCTCCCCCTACATCTGGAGCTGTCCCGGAGAGCGTACGGCGGAGGAATTTCTGCATTGGTTCGAGGAGCTGTCTCCGGGGGACCTATACGACATTGCCGGGCGGTTCGGACAGAGTGTGCCTGCGAATCTTGCCGGGCTAAGGGATGCTGCGGCTGAAGTGATCCGGGTGTGGAATGACAGCTATTTCAGTGGCATTGATCCGGCCATTATGGAAGGGCTGCGGCAGGAGGCCAGTGCACGGGCAGCGATGCTGGACGGCACGAATGATATGGCTGTCTACGAGGCAGCTACCGAAGGGATGCGGCTCTATCCGCCTAAGACGCTGAAGCAGGTTATTATCACTCCGCAATATCATGCCCGACCGCTGGTCATCTCCTCTCAATATGATGAGTTTGTGTTCACCAGCTACTCCTGCGATGCGCTCCCTGCTGAAGAAGGACGGCCCGCTGCCGCGCTGCTGCGGCTTACCCGGGCGTTATCGGATGAGACCCGGCTGTTCATTCTCCGGCAGCTTACCGGCAGTCAGATGAGTTTCACGGAGATTGTGAAGGCGGTCCAGCTGTCCAAAAGCACGATTCACTACCACCTGATCGCGCTGCGCGCAGCAGGTCTGGTCATCGTTCACACCAGCGGCAAAAGTGTCTCCTACAGCCTGCGGCTGGAGGCGCTGGATGATCTGCCCGGACATATTGAGGACTATCTGAAGGGGTGA